A genomic region of Raphanus sativus cultivar WK10039 chromosome 6, ASM80110v3, whole genome shotgun sequence contains the following coding sequences:
- the LOC108813300 gene encoding putative F-box protein At4g21240, with translation MDIREEETGDGERRIQSKEEESIGKFVELILDLNPEILLRLPAKSAVRFRCVSKLWSSITTRPEFIRSFAIQSSKQPCLLVCVDARASNKRLFISLPQHDVHPDESYSYVVRVDRLDRYEVNALVECQPMSESVHGLVCFGNCNRIVVCNPSMRQHVTLPKPEPRVKSIRSCLGYDPVSDKYKVLCISGKRFQDPLVFTLGPQESWRVTQNSPRHFPTYAMGRIGICINGHVYYQATIPYKVDNSYKEEKLIMSFDVRYEKFSTIEKPADPTVDGKFLLNYEGKLACGCTGFSSIRFWVWGDGEKQEWSLRNFILPFPGFRQRDPVFGCLLELKGVTHDTGEFIFAMMVDAFCVLYYDPKRERARWIEYDEGIGEQEFWIRNGILRGTYYCHDWFPNHSESLMSLDNVLCSVADLHGVLGRSGHPG, from the coding sequence ATGGATATACGAGAAGAAGAAACGGGAGATGGGGAGAGAAGAATACAATCCAAAGAAGAGGAGAGTATTGGTAAGTTTGTCGAGCTGATTCTTGATCTGAATCCTGAGATACTCTTGAGACTGCCCGCTAAATCTGCCGTAAGGTTCCGTTGCGTCTCGAAGCTATGGTCGTCCATCACTACTCGTCCAGAATTCATCAGATCGTTCGCGATCCAGTCTTCAAAACAGCCGTGTCTTCTTGTCTGCGTCGATGCAAGGGCAAGCAACAAGCGCTTATTTATCTCTCTGCCCCAACATGATGTGCATCCGGATGAATCTTACTCTTATGTGGTCCGTGTGGACCGTTTGGACCGTTATGAGGTAAATGCTCTTGTTGAATGCCAACCAATGTCCGAATCTGTCCACGGCTTGGTATGTTTCGGGAATTGTAACAGGATAGTAGTTTGTAATCCTTCGATGAGACAACATGTTACCTTACCCAAACCCGAACCCAGGGTCAAGTCTATACGTAGCTGTTTAGGATACGATCCAGTCAGCGATAAGTATAAAGTATTGTGCATCTCAGGCAAAAGATTCCAAGATCCTCTTGTTTTCACATTGGGACCTCAAGAATCATGGAGAGTGACCCAAAATAGCCCTAGACACTTCCCTACATATGCCATGGGACGAATAGGTATATGCATCAACGGGCATGTGTATTATCAAGCAACGATACCTTATAAAGTGGATAACAGTTACAAAGAGGAAAAATTGATTATGAGCTTCGATGTGAGGTACGAAAAGTTCAGCACAATAGAAAAACCAGCTGATCCTACAGTAGATGGCAAATTTTTGCTCAACTATGAAGGAAAATTAGCATGTGGTTGCACCGGCTTCTCTTCTATAAGGTTTTGGGTTTGGGGGGATGGGGAGAAACAAGAATGGTCGCTTAGAAACTTTATTTTGCCTTTTCCAGGCTTTCGTCAAAGGGACCCGGTCTTTGGATGTTTACTGGAGCTGAAGGGTGTTACTCATGATACTGGTGAGTTCATTTTTGCAATGATGGTTGATGCATTTTGTGTTCTATATTATGATCCAAAGAGAGAGCGTGCAAGGTGGATCGAATATGATGAAGGCATTGGAGAGCAAGAATTCTGGATTCGTAACGGAATTTTACGTGGCACCTATTACTGTCACGATTGGTTTCCCAATCACAGTGAGAGTCTCATGTCTTTGGATAACGTCCTTTGCTCAGTGGCGGACCTACATGGAGTCTTGGGCCGGTCGGGTCATCCCGGTTAA
- the LOC130495835 gene encoding uncharacterized protein LOC130495835 — translation MPKVWKVYERARGIALTRERFQFIFDLETDIQTVLRQGFWTFDDWGMAIERWVEHPPVNYLQTAAIWVRFKNLPANYLTTKTMDIVADGIGHVEVIEFDPGKPLLNDNVCVQVRLDLNLPLRDKKSVTLPGGRIEYVDVEYERVRKKCFHCFRLSLEKQKCPLFQGCRNRGKGIVNRQIVTEGQSSSHRQHHNDLAEKLMPLLAPTIPPGFENPSTMVAPEVFEQMQIYMSVSDPEERRLREAKMRKTLNELSNDPVAQRSCLRLEMAPKVTAAVSKDRGKVFDYSRVQETHLTDISVVSAKKNDNVLLNKGYNVQYQEDVILEELTERDPAVGGFVMGSNDQLDGDRSSRSGNSWKRRKQGSRNVAQSPMALKNRDREEGSGKRKALEDGEVSSKVLKQSGGLMVHQKPSNPQ, via the coding sequence ATGCCCAAGGTCTGGAAGGTTTATGAACGAGCGAGGGGGATTGCCTTGACGAGGGAAAGATTCCAGTTCATCTTTGATCTGGAAACGGATATTCAGACTGTGCTGCGTCAAGGGTTCTGGACTTTCGATGATTGGGGTATGGCTATTGAACGATGGGTAGAACATCCACCGGTCAATTACCTGCAAACTGCAGCTATATGGGTGCGGTTTAAGAATCTCCCAGCAAACTATCTGACTACAAAGACTATGGATATTGTGGCTGATGGAATTGGGCACGTAGAAGTAATTGAATTTGATCCAGGAAAGCCTCTGCTGAATGATAATGTGTGTGTTCAAGTGAGGCTGGACCTTAATCTCCCGCTTAGAGATAAGAAATCTGTTACCCTTCCTGGTGGTCGTATTGAGTATGTGGATGTGGAGTATGAACGAGTAAGGAAGAAGTGTTTTCATTGTTTCCGTCTCTCTCTTGAGAAACAAAAATGTCCTCTGTTCCAAGGCTGTAGAAATAGAGGTAAAGGAATTGTGAATCGGCAGATCGTTACGGAAGGTCAATCTTCAAGTCATCGTCAACACCATAATGATCTTGCTGAGAAGTTGATGCCCCTGTTAGCACCCACGATCCCACCGGGCTTTGAGAATCCGTCGACGATGGTGGCTCCAGAGGTGTTTGAGCAGATGCAGATCTATATGAGTGTCTCTGATCCTGAGGAGAGACGTCTACGTGAAGCTAAGATGAGAAAAACTCTTAATGAACTCTCAAATGATCCAGTGGCACAAAGGTCTTGTCTACGGTTAGAGATGGCGCCTAAGGTTACAGCTGCAGTAAGTAAGGACAGAGGGAAAGTGTTCGACTACAGCAGGGTTCAGGAGACACACCTAACGGATATCTCAGTAGTTTCTGCTAAGAAGAATGACAATGTTTTACTTAACAAAGGATATAACGTTCAGTACCAGGAAGATGTGATATTGGAGGAACTGACTGAGCGAGATCCTGCAGTTGGAGGCTTCGTTATGGGCAGTAACGATCAGCTGGATGGTGATAGAAGCAGTAGAAGTGGGAACTCCTGGAAACGTAGGAAACAAGGTTCCAGGAATGTTGCACAGTCTCCTATGGCATTGAAGAATCGTGATAGAGAGGAGGGCTCTGGGAAACGTAAGGCGTTGGAGGACGGAGAAGTGTCGTCAAAAGTGTTAAAACAGAGTGGAGGTTTGATGGTTCACCAGAAACCATCCAATCCTCAATGA
- the LOC108813303 gene encoding uncharacterized protein LOC108813303 gives MGHDNIVKLASLLLKLHRAPSDWLCLHPRPSRSISDRGEGGNQRKIKLVRSDGSLEVYDRPVVVSELARDFPKHKICRSDSLYIGQRTHVLSETDTLKLGLNYFLLPSDFFMNSLSFLTIAALKSSQNGVGLVRKSAGTQQQQQPFLIQKGGTREKLRIRVSETPVIHRDIKSSNILINGDGYARLADFGLALIGNVDDERLKATPPADLTAIGLN, from the coding sequence ATGGGTCATGACAATATCGTGAAGCTTGCGAGTCTACTCTTAAAGCTACACAGAGCTCCATCAGATTGGCTCTGTCTCCATCCCCGACCGAGCCGGTCCATCAGCGACCGCGGCGAAGGAGGAAACCAACGGAAGATCAAACTCGTAAGATCCGACGGTTCTTTAGAAGTCTACGACCGTCCAGTGGTGGTCTCAGAGCTCGCAAGAGACTTCCCAAAGCACAAAATCTGCAGATCCGACTCGCTCTACATCGGACAGAGGACCCATGTCCTGTCTGAAACCGACACGCTCAAGCTCGGACTCAACTACTTTCTCCTTCCGTCTGATTTCTTCATGAACAGCCTCTCGTTCCTCACCATCGCCGCCTTGAAATCTTCTCAAAACGGAGTCGGGTTGGTCAGAAAATCCGCTGGaactcagcagcagcagcagccgtTTCTTATTCAAAAGGGAGGAACAAGAGAGAAGCTGAGGATTCGTGTGTCTGAGACTCCCGTTATCCACCGTGACATCAAATCGTCCAACATTCTCATCAATGGCGACGGATACGCGAGGCTGGCGGATTTCGGACTGGCGTTGATCGGAAACGTGGACGACGAGCGTCTGAAAGCCACGCCGCCGGCGGATCTAACGGCCATTGGTCTGAATTAG
- the LOC108813301 gene encoding short-chain dehydrogenase reductase 3c-like, translating to MSELRLDGKIAIITGGASGIGAEAARLFTDHGAKVVIVDIQEELGQNVAVSIGKEKASFYRCDVTEETEVENAVAFTVEKHGKLDVLFSNAGILDPRGSILDLDLDRFDRIMAVNIRGAAAFIKHAARAMVERGTRGGSIVCTTSVSSEIGGGRRHGYTASKHGLLGLIRTACGELGKYGIRVNGVAPYALATPLTSHDEETGKRVEEEFAAKGVLKGVVLNARHVAQVALFLASDESVYISGQNLAVDGGYSTCR from the exons ATGTCGGAACTAAG ATTGGATGGCAAGATCGCAATTATAACAGGCGGAGCCAGCGGTATCGGAGCCGAAGCGGCTAGGCTATTCACCGACCACGGAGCTAAAGTGGTCATAGTCGATATACAAGAGGAGCTAGGCCAAAACGTCGCCGTTTCTATCGGAAAAGAGAAAGCCAGTTTCTACCGCTGCGACGTAACAGAGGAGACAGAAGTGGAGAACGCCGTCGCGTTCACCGTCGAGAAGCATGGAAAGCTCGACGTTCTGTTCAGCAACGCCGGCATCTTGGATCCGCGGGGAAGCATCCTCGACTTGGATCTTGACCGGTTCGACCGCATAATGGCGGTTAACATTCGCGGCGCGGCTGCGTTTATCAAACACGCGGCGCGTGCGATGGTGGAGAGAGGCACACGTGGTGGGTCCATCGTGTGTACGACGAGTGTGTCGTCGGAGATTGGTGGTGGGAGACGTCACGGGTACACGGCGTCTAAACACGGGCTGCTCGGGCTGATCAGAACGGCGTGCGGAGAGCTGGGGAAGTATGGGATTAGAGTCAACGGTGTGGCACCGTACGCGCTGGCTACGCCGTTGACTAGCCATGACGAGGAGACGGGGAAGCGGGTGGAGGAAGAGTTTGCGGCCAAGGGAGTTCTCAAGGGTGTGGTGCTTAACGCTCGACACGTGGCGCAAGTGGCTCTGTTTTTGGCTTCTGATGAGTCGGTTTATATCAGTGGTCAGAATTTGGCGGTGGATGGAGGTTATAGTACGTGTCGTTAA
- the LOC108807455 gene encoding cycloeucalenol cycloisomerase-like isoform X2 has protein sequence MSGSSDVSRSLWLAQNPSKRWGELFFLFYTPFWLTLYLGIIVPYELYETFTELEYLLVALVSAVPAFLIPMLVIGKADRGLCWKDRYWVKANLWIIIFSYVGNYFLTHYFFQVLGASYTFPSWKMNNVPHNTFFMAHVCFLFYHVASNITLRRLRHAISDLPDSLRWCFEAAWILAFSYFIAYLETVSIVNFPYYEFVDRNAMYRVGCLFYALYFIVSFPMFFRMDEKSSDKWELSRVAVDALGASMLVTIILDLWRLFLGPIVPLPEGKSCLQSGLVWFSIEG, from the exons ATGTCAG GATCAAGTGATGTTTCTCGGAGCTTGTGGCTGGCACAAAATCCGAGCAAGAGATGGGGAGagctcttcttcctcttctacaCTCCTTTCTGGCTTACTCTCTATTTGGGAATCATTGTGCCTTACGAGCTTTACGAG ACATTCACGGAGTTGGAGTATCTGCTTGTGGCCTTGGTTTCAGCTGTTCCTGCTTTCTTGATACCAATGTTAGTTATTGGAAAG GCCGACAGAGGCTTATGCTGGAAGGACCGTTATTGGGTTAAG GCAAATCTCTGGATAATTATTTTCAGCTATGTGGGAAACTACTTTTTGACTCACTACTTCTTCCAAGTTCTTGGAGCGTCATATACTTTTCCGTCGTGGAAAATGAATAAT GTGCCTCACAACACATTCTTCATGGCACATGTTTGTTTCCTCTTTTACCACGTTGCATCCAACATTACTCTTCGAAGGCTACGACATGCCATTTCTGATTTACCAGATTCTCTGAGATGGTGTTTTGAGGCTGCATGGATACTGGCTTTTTCTTATTTCATTGCGTACCTAGAGACTGTTTCTATTGTAAAT TTTCCTTACTATGAGTTCGTGGACCGAAATGCCATGTACAGAGTTGGATGTTTGTTCTATGCATTATACTTCATTGTGAGCTTTCCAATGTTCTTCAG GATGGATGAGAAATCTAGTGATAAATGGGAATTGTCACGTGTGGCTGTTGATGCTTTAGGTGCTTCTATGTTGGTAACGATCATTCTAGATCTATGGCGTCTTTTCTTGGGACCTATAGTTCCCCTACCGGAGGGAAAAAGTTGCCTTCAGTCAGGATTAGTATGGTTTTCCATTGAAGGTTGA
- the LOC108807455 gene encoding cycloeucalenol cycloisomerase-like isoform X3, with protein sequence MSVFTGSSDVSRSLWLAQNPSKRWGELFFLFYTPFWLTLYLGIIVPYELYEADRGLCWKDRYWVKANLWIIIFSYVGNYFLTHYFFQVLGASYTFPSWKMNNVPHNTFFMAHVCFLFYHVASNITLRRLRHAISDLPDSLRWCFEAAWILAFSYFIAYLETVSIVNFPYYEFVDRNAMYRVGCLFYALYFIVSFPMFFRMDEKSSDKWELSRVAVDALGASMLVTIILDLWRLFLGPIVPLPEGKSCLQSGLVWFSIEG encoded by the exons ATGTCAG TATTTACAGGATCAAGTGATGTTTCTCGGAGCTTGTGGCTGGCACAAAATCCGAGCAAGAGATGGGGAGagctcttcttcctcttctacaCTCCTTTCTGGCTTACTCTCTATTTGGGAATCATTGTGCCTTACGAGCTTTACGAG GCCGACAGAGGCTTATGCTGGAAGGACCGTTATTGGGTTAAG GCAAATCTCTGGATAATTATTTTCAGCTATGTGGGAAACTACTTTTTGACTCACTACTTCTTCCAAGTTCTTGGAGCGTCATATACTTTTCCGTCGTGGAAAATGAATAAT GTGCCTCACAACACATTCTTCATGGCACATGTTTGTTTCCTCTTTTACCACGTTGCATCCAACATTACTCTTCGAAGGCTACGACATGCCATTTCTGATTTACCAGATTCTCTGAGATGGTGTTTTGAGGCTGCATGGATACTGGCTTTTTCTTATTTCATTGCGTACCTAGAGACTGTTTCTATTGTAAAT TTTCCTTACTATGAGTTCGTGGACCGAAATGCCATGTACAGAGTTGGATGTTTGTTCTATGCATTATACTTCATTGTGAGCTTTCCAATGTTCTTCAG GATGGATGAGAAATCTAGTGATAAATGGGAATTGTCACGTGTGGCTGTTGATGCTTTAGGTGCTTCTATGTTGGTAACGATCATTCTAGATCTATGGCGTCTTTTCTTGGGACCTATAGTTCCCCTACCGGAGGGAAAAAGTTGCCTTCAGTCAGGATTAGTATGGTTTTCCATTGAAGGTTGA
- the LOC108807455 gene encoding cycloeucalenol cycloisomerase-like isoform X1 codes for MSVFTGSSDVSRSLWLAQNPSKRWGELFFLFYTPFWLTLYLGIIVPYELYETFTELEYLLVALVSAVPAFLIPMLVIGKADRGLCWKDRYWVKANLWIIIFSYVGNYFLTHYFFQVLGASYTFPSWKMNNVPHNTFFMAHVCFLFYHVASNITLRRLRHAISDLPDSLRWCFEAAWILAFSYFIAYLETVSIVNFPYYEFVDRNAMYRVGCLFYALYFIVSFPMFFRMDEKSSDKWELSRVAVDALGASMLVTIILDLWRLFLGPIVPLPEGKSCLQSGLVWFSIEG; via the exons ATGTCAG TATTTACAGGATCAAGTGATGTTTCTCGGAGCTTGTGGCTGGCACAAAATCCGAGCAAGAGATGGGGAGagctcttcttcctcttctacaCTCCTTTCTGGCTTACTCTCTATTTGGGAATCATTGTGCCTTACGAGCTTTACGAG ACATTCACGGAGTTGGAGTATCTGCTTGTGGCCTTGGTTTCAGCTGTTCCTGCTTTCTTGATACCAATGTTAGTTATTGGAAAG GCCGACAGAGGCTTATGCTGGAAGGACCGTTATTGGGTTAAG GCAAATCTCTGGATAATTATTTTCAGCTATGTGGGAAACTACTTTTTGACTCACTACTTCTTCCAAGTTCTTGGAGCGTCATATACTTTTCCGTCGTGGAAAATGAATAAT GTGCCTCACAACACATTCTTCATGGCACATGTTTGTTTCCTCTTTTACCACGTTGCATCCAACATTACTCTTCGAAGGCTACGACATGCCATTTCTGATTTACCAGATTCTCTGAGATGGTGTTTTGAGGCTGCATGGATACTGGCTTTTTCTTATTTCATTGCGTACCTAGAGACTGTTTCTATTGTAAAT TTTCCTTACTATGAGTTCGTGGACCGAAATGCCATGTACAGAGTTGGATGTTTGTTCTATGCATTATACTTCATTGTGAGCTTTCCAATGTTCTTCAG GATGGATGAGAAATCTAGTGATAAATGGGAATTGTCACGTGTGGCTGTTGATGCTTTAGGTGCTTCTATGTTGGTAACGATCATTCTAGATCTATGGCGTCTTTTCTTGGGACCTATAGTTCCCCTACCGGAGGGAAAAAGTTGCCTTCAGTCAGGATTAGTATGGTTTTCCATTGAAGGTTGA
- the LOC108845844 gene encoding uncharacterized protein LOC108845844, whose translation MQPRRSSHLNRGSSGAGSSSQPLSSQPQSSPPARKRARRRPSRDVSPERVEPENESLSETDSDNGVENPMGEAETLANRAKEERYHENRLMYRTKLDLYPELMQPHKTPLASRFFSMAATERFQGLKTRKFINQHRISLTDANLADVRSIVENAGLLHTLTDVDAYQPTVVREFITNLLEASERDVGVAVYLRGSMIDFSPSLINAIYCIPGFEDDPNWLDEGIDEVCGFLTDGQINRWENMSSKFLTPTNQVLYKLVCTNWIPTMNYTNMNQARLKFVYMLHHNEDGFNFGKLVYDQIMKMAENTKKKKSRRIMFPTLIQQVINFQRIVPIDYPTDEFTGFPKLVVKDIKAGRGTGADTRSATLEEDIERTIADLKAIHIRLRRGEYPRYAPPPTGNREDEVAEDTEELSQAGDTEELSRSLSF comes from the exons ATGCAACCGCGAAGAAGCTCCCATCTAAATCGAGGCTCATCTGGTGCTGGAAGCTCGTCTCAGCCTCTCTCGTCACAGCCGCAGTCTTCTCCACCGGCACGGAAGCGAGCTCGTCGGCGTCCATCGCGCGATGTATCACCGGAGCGTGTTGAGCCAGAGAATGAGTCACTCTCGGAGACTGACTCCGATAATGGCGTTGAGAATCCTATGGGTGAAGCTGAGACCCTTGCGAATCGAGCTAAGGAGGAGCGATATCATGAAAATCGCCTCATGTATCGGACCAAGCTCGATTTGTACCCCGAGCTAATGCAACCACACAAGACGCCTCTTGCTTCCCGATTCTTCTCTATGGCGGCTACAGAGCGATTCCAGGGACTCAAGACGAGGAAATTCATCAATCAACATCGTATCTCTCTTACCGATGCGAACCTTGCCGATGTTCGGAGTATTGTGGAGAATGCAGGATTACTTCATACTCTCACCGACGTTGATGCCTATCAACCAACTGTGGTAAGAGAATTCATAACTAATCTCTTGGAGGCCTCTGAACGCGATGTTGGTGTAGCTGTGTATCTTAGGGGGTCGATGATAGATTTCTCACCAAGCTTGATTAATGCCATCTACTGCATCCCTGGATTTGAGGATGATCCTAACTGGTTGGATGAAGGTATTGATGAAGTGTGTGGGTTCCTCACTGATGGGCAGATAAACCGATGGGAAAACATGAGCTCAAAGTTTCTCACCCCGACGAATCAGGTGCTGTACAAGCTGGTTTGCACCAACTGGATTCCGACAATGAACTACACCAACATGAATCAAGCTCGTTTGAAGTTTGTGTATATGCTTCATCACAATGAAGATGGTTTCAACTTTGGGAAGCTGGTATATGATCAGATCATGAAGATGGCTGAAAACACTAAGAAGAAAAAGTCTCGAAGGATCATGTTTCCTACTCTGATTCAGCAAGTCATCAACTTCCAGAGGATTGTCCCCATTGACTATCCGACTGATGAGTTTACCGGCTTTCCTAAGCTGGTGGTGAAAGACATCAAAGCAGGGCGTGGCACTGGAGCAGACACACGATCTGCAACCCTTGAGGAAGACATTGAACGCACCATCGCTGATCTCAAAGCCATTCACATTCGTCTGAGGA GGGGAGAATACCCTCGATATGCTCCACCTCCCACCGGGAATCGAGAGGATGAAGTAGCTGAAGATACCGAAGAGCTGAGTCAAGCTGGTGACACTGAGGAGCTTAGTCGAAGCTTATCTTTCTGA